A genomic region of Metopolophium dirhodum isolate CAU chromosome 1, ASM1992520v1, whole genome shotgun sequence contains the following coding sequences:
- the LOC132932940 gene encoding uncharacterized protein LOC132932940, producing MEPVCFNWHILKANKRLNERYDFKKLNKITRNIELFMNDHCNGECKELLKLIEKTRDPSYILEYPKFLSTGMSYRSLAFSFRMAHNTIGEIIYDTCNIIRKLFANIHMPFPTTDMFYKIAQDFEMLWNFPNCGICDAKYKFIAIDVGAYGRQSDSGVFTVCNIYEHLKGNTFNLPPKKTLPHSTFLMPFVLLGDQGYPLKEYLMRPYPFDNNLDKTKAIFNYRLSRARRMIECTFGILVSKWRCLKTEIQIDPKHVDTILKTICLIHNIIIDQEGVDETLISKINQNLTNPDLVHNNTSRRNNR from the exons ATGGAACCGGTATGCTTTAACTGGCACATATTAAAAGCAAACAAAAGATTAAACGAACGttatgatttcaaaaaattaaataagataaccAGAAATATTGAACTCTTTATGAATGACCATTGTAACGGAGAATGTAaggaattacttaaattaatagagAAAACAAGAGATCCAAGCTATATACTCGAATATCCTAA gtttctTTCAACTGGAATGTCATATAGGTCCTTAGCATTTTCTTTTCGTATGGCTCATAATACAATTGGAGAAATTATTTATGATACGTGCAATATTATTAGGAAACTTTTTGCTAACATTCACATGCCATTCCCTACTACAGATATGTTTTACAAAATTGCTCAAGACTTTGAGATGCTATGGAACTTTCCTAATTGT GGAATATGCGAtgctaaatataaattcattgcTATAGATGTTGGAGCATACGGAAGACAAAGCGATAGTGGAGTTTTCAcagtatgtaatatttatgagcatttgaagggAAATACATTTAACTTGCCACCAAAAAAAACACTACCTCATTCAACTTTTCTTATGCCATTTGTATTATTGGGTGATCAAGGATACCCATTAAAAGAATACCTAATGAGACCTTATccttttgataataatttggaCAAAACAAAAGCAATTTTCAACTACCGCTTAAGTCGTGCTAGACGAATGATCGAATGTACTTTTGGTATTTTAGTATCAAAATGGAGGtgtttaaaaactgaaatacaaATTGATCCAAAACATGTTGACACAATCTTAAAGACCATTTGtttgattcataatattattatagaccaaGAAGGTGTAGACGaaacattaatttcaaaaataaaccaGAACTTAACAAATCCAGATTTAGTTCACAATAATACATCAAGACGTAACAATCGTTAA
- the LOC132932941 gene encoding uncharacterized protein LOC132932941: MDFEFTMINRTEILLVSGAISNSLEKYKPMKLEGNPLVLTQDDKLRRFRRRDLGKVVQTIKRVFRSKPNLTTPLLDQLYKSINHQGESTLSTVYLQKYLHIDSREPIIVFWNGTTDLTIVKRLRLRGILAFLNITAYSDRNNNEFNLKLTNIETRETLYSGYIGKLNKNGRMLNLLEAHGLVCNTNHHITHCHDPMRF; encoded by the coding sequence ATGGATTTCGAATTCACTATGATCAATAGGACCGAAATATTATTGGTATCCGGCGCCATCTCCAacagtttagaaaaatataaaccgaTGAAACTGGAGGGGAATCCTCTTGTACTTACACAAGACGATAAGTTAAGGAGGTTCCGGCGCCGTGACTTGGGAAAAGTTGTGCAAACAATCAAAAGGGTATTCCGGAGTAAACCAAACTTGACCACACCATTGTTGGACCAattatacaaaagtataaaCCATCAGGGGGAGTCGACTTTGTCAACGGTATACCTACAGAAATATTTGCACATCGATAGCAGGGAgccaataatagttttttggaACGGAACGACAGATCTAACAATTGTAAAAAGATTAAGGTTAAGGGGTATTTTagcgtttttaaatataacggcGTACAGTGATaggaataataatgaatttaatttaaaactaactaaCATAGAAACAAGAGAAACCTTATATTCAGGGTACATaggaaaacttaataaaaacggCAGGATGTTAAACTTATTAGAAGCACATGGATTGGTGTGCAATACGAATCATCATATCACGCATTGTCACGATCCAATGCGTTTTTGA